In Actinomycetota bacterium, the following are encoded in one genomic region:
- a CDS encoding HAMP domain-containing protein translates to MAAAGWSRSWWPRGIRARSVTAAVAVVAVALVVAGAALLLLLRWSLVGEVDAAVAQRSRDLAAEIAVEPADDPGLMPSQNADVIALQVQSLDGQLLAANGLLSDGPLPVSSRPAPGTSVHVDIAVPAAGGETYRAVATGAQTARGPVVVVAAQSLAGVHHTLSVVAALLVAATPVLLGAVGWATYVAVGRSLHAVEAIRRGVARIESTDLHQRVPVPATGDEIARLATTMNGMLARLEESSRAQRQFVADAGHELRSPLASLVAAIEVAEYQQEQGSPAWAETAPVLRDEVARLSRFVDDLLVLAKADEHQLTLHLRDVDLDHVVEIEAARVRATTTLRVTGSIEAVRVTADPGRIAQVVRNLVDNAIRHAESGVALSVSTAAHQAVVTVDDDGPGVAEAERERILERFVRLDEHRGRDSGGSGLGLSIAQEIAIAHGGSIRVAESPSGGARVELILPRD, encoded by the coding sequence GTGGCCGCTGCCGGGTGGTCGAGGTCGTGGTGGCCGCGCGGCATCCGCGCCCGCTCGGTGACGGCGGCAGTCGCTGTCGTCGCGGTCGCCCTGGTCGTGGCCGGCGCCGCCCTGCTGTTGCTGCTGCGGTGGTCCCTGGTGGGCGAGGTCGATGCCGCGGTGGCGCAGCGCAGCCGGGACCTCGCCGCCGAGATCGCCGTCGAGCCGGCCGACGACCCCGGCCTGATGCCCTCACAGAACGCCGACGTCATTGCGCTGCAGGTGCAGTCCCTCGACGGACAGTTGCTGGCGGCCAACGGTTTGCTCAGCGACGGGCCGTTGCCGGTGAGTTCCCGGCCAGCACCGGGCACCAGCGTGCACGTCGACATCGCGGTACCCGCGGCCGGCGGCGAGACCTACCGGGCAGTGGCGACCGGCGCGCAGACCGCCCGCGGACCGGTCGTCGTCGTTGCGGCGCAGTCACTGGCCGGCGTCCACCACACCCTGAGCGTCGTCGCGGCGTTGCTGGTCGCCGCGACCCCGGTCCTGCTCGGCGCTGTCGGGTGGGCGACGTACGTCGCGGTCGGTCGTTCGCTGCACGCGGTGGAGGCCATCCGGCGGGGCGTGGCGCGTATCGAGTCGACCGACCTGCACCAGCGGGTCCCGGTGCCGGCGACCGGTGACGAGATTGCGCGGCTGGCCACGACCATGAACGGCATGCTGGCCCGGCTGGAGGAGTCGAGCCGGGCGCAACGGCAGTTCGTCGCCGACGCCGGCCACGAACTGCGCAGCCCGCTGGCCTCGTTGGTCGCAGCGATCGAAGTCGCTGAGTACCAACAGGAACAGGGCTCGCCGGCGTGGGCCGAGACCGCGCCGGTGCTGCGTGACGAGGTGGCCCGGTTGAGCCGTTTCGTCGACGACCTGTTGGTGCTGGCCAAGGCCGACGAACACCAGCTCACGCTGCACCTGCGCGACGTCGACCTGGACCACGTGGTCGAGATCGAGGCGGCCCGGGTGCGGGCGACCACGACGCTGCGGGTCACCGGCAGCATCGAGGCGGTCCGGGTCACCGCCGATCCGGGCCGGATCGCCCAGGTCGTCCGCAACCTCGTCGACAACGCGATCCGGCATGCCGAATCCGGCGTCGCCCTCTCGGTCAGCACCGCCGCCCATCAGGCGGTGGTCACGGTGGACGACGACGGCCCCGGCGTCGCCGAGGCCGAGCGGGAGCGGATCCTGGAGCGCTTCGTGCGGCTGGACGAGCATCGGGGCCGGGACTCGGGGGGATCCGGCCTGGGGCTGTCGATCGCCCAGGAGATCGCGATCGCGCACGGCGGCTCGATCCGCGTGGCCGAGAGCCCCTCCGGCGGGGCCCGCGTCGAACTGATCCTGCCCCGCGACTGA
- a CDS encoding response regulator transcription factor, which produces MRVLVVDDEVRLADTIRRGLTAEGFTVDIVHDGVEGLWAATEQQYDVIVLDLMLPQLNGYRVLEQLRARQVWTPVLMLTAKDGDHEQADALDLGADDYLTKPFSFVVLTARLRALLRRGTPERPAVLAAGDLTLDPLSRRVTRSGKRVELTPREFHLLEFFLRNKGRVVSKSEIVEHVWDPGFRGPLNVVEVYVGYLRRKLDDPFDRHALCTVRGAGYRLAEDGG; this is translated from the coding sequence GTGCGGGTGCTGGTGGTCGACGACGAGGTTCGGCTCGCCGACACGATCCGGCGCGGGCTGACAGCCGAGGGATTCACCGTCGACATCGTCCACGACGGCGTCGAGGGACTGTGGGCGGCCACCGAGCAGCAGTACGACGTGATCGTGCTGGACCTGATGTTGCCGCAGCTGAACGGCTATCGGGTGCTGGAGCAGTTGCGTGCCCGCCAGGTCTGGACGCCGGTACTCATGCTGACGGCCAAGGACGGCGACCACGAGCAGGCCGACGCGCTGGACCTCGGCGCCGACGACTACCTGACCAAGCCGTTCAGCTTCGTCGTGCTCACGGCCCGGCTGCGAGCGCTGTTGCGCCGCGGGACGCCCGAACGGCCCGCGGTGCTCGCCGCCGGTGACCTGACCCTGGATCCGTTGAGCCGTCGGGTCACCCGCAGCGGCAAGCGGGTGGAACTGACCCCTCGCGAGTTCCATCTGCTGGAGTTCTTCCTGCGCAATAAGGGCCGAGTGGTCAGCAAGAGCGAGATCGTCGAGCACGTCTGGGATCCCGGGTTCCGCGGCCCGCTCAACGTCGTCGAGGTGTACGTCGGCTACCTGCGGCGCAAACTCGACGACCCGTTCGACCGCCACGCGCTGTGCACCGTGCGCGGCGCCGGCTACCGGCTGGCCGAGGACGGCGGCTGA
- a CDS encoding NAD-dependent epimerase/dehydratase family protein: MARRTLVIGGTGPTGRWVVEGLLDSGDAVTILHGGQHEVDFSRPVEHLHADVHFVETLTAALAGRDFDVVVAMYGRTRLLAEVLAGRTARLVAIGGSAYSRDETRHGPLGAPAVLDEHAPMVDDPNGPRLQHKVWLTEQALLGAHAAGAFAVTVLRYPPVVYGPGALAPRDWSVVRRILDGRARILVAHGGTTVRSRVYAANAARAVLLAVAEPSAAGQIYNVADDEQHSEGQLIQYVAGLLGRQVELVGVPGEIATKVYRHVDSSHQTRLLDTGKIRRELGYSDAVAVPAALAATVEWLQRNPLPPGGEAEQQLGDPFDYALEDRIAQEYGEVLARTSTLESVPGVAGHMYRHPTRPGEGWRSPS, encoded by the coding sequence GTGGCGCGCAGGACGCTGGTGATCGGTGGGACCGGGCCGACCGGCCGCTGGGTCGTCGAGGGTCTGCTCGACAGCGGCGACGCGGTCACGATCCTGCATGGTGGGCAGCACGAGGTGGACTTCAGCCGGCCGGTCGAACACCTTCACGCCGACGTCCATTTCGTCGAAACTCTGACCGCCGCGCTGGCCGGTCGCGACTTCGACGTCGTCGTCGCGATGTACGGCCGCACCCGGTTGCTCGCCGAGGTCCTCGCCGGCCGGACCGCGCGGCTGGTCGCGATCGGCGGTAGCGCCTACTCCCGCGACGAAACCCGGCACGGGCCGTTGGGCGCGCCCGCCGTGCTCGACGAGCACGCCCCGATGGTCGACGATCCGAACGGACCCCGGTTGCAGCACAAGGTCTGGCTGACCGAGCAGGCGTTGCTCGGCGCGCACGCCGCCGGCGCCTTCGCGGTGACGGTGCTGCGGTATCCACCGGTGGTCTACGGACCCGGCGCGCTCGCCCCACGGGACTGGAGCGTGGTACGCCGGATCCTCGACGGCCGGGCCAGGATCCTGGTCGCCCACGGCGGGACGACGGTGCGCAGCCGGGTCTACGCGGCGAACGCGGCGCGCGCTGTGCTGCTCGCCGTGGCCGAGCCGTCGGCAGCAGGCCAGATCTACAACGTGGCCGACGACGAGCAGCACAGCGAGGGTCAGCTCATCCAGTACGTCGCCGGCCTGCTCGGCCGGCAGGTCGAGCTGGTCGGTGTCCCCGGTGAGATCGCGACCAAGGTGTACCGCCACGTCGACAGCTCGCACCAGACCCGGCTGCTGGATACCGGCAAGATCCGCCGGGAACTGGGGTACTCCGACGCGGTCGCCGTGCCAGCGGCGCTCGCCGCGACCGTGGAATGGTTGCAGCGCAACCCCTTGCCGCCGGGCGGTGAGGCCGAGCAACAGCTGGGCGACCCGTTCGACTACGCGCTGGAGGACCGCATCGCCCAGGAGTACGGCGAGGTGCTGGCCCGGACCAGCACGCTGGAGTCGGTCCCGGGCGTCGCCGGGCACATGTACCGCCACCCCACCCGACCCGGGGAGGGTTGGCGCAGCCCGTCGTGA
- a CDS encoding DoxX family protein — translation MIEIDIAAVLIRAIIGVVMIAHGWNHLARGGKISGTARWFGSIGLRQPLGQAWMSVITEIVGGVLLLLGLITSVAAAGVVGVMAVAGLAYHRGRGFFIVKEGWEYVLTLAVVASALGALGPGRLSLDHAIGIDTALDGWVGLAVAAGGGLLGALALLAVFWRPPRVTS, via the coding sequence TTGATCGAGATCGACATCGCCGCGGTGCTCATCCGGGCGATCATCGGGGTCGTCATGATCGCCCACGGCTGGAACCACCTCGCCCGTGGCGGCAAGATCAGCGGCACTGCTCGGTGGTTCGGGAGCATCGGCCTGCGCCAGCCGCTCGGCCAGGCCTGGATGAGCGTGATCACCGAGATCGTCGGCGGCGTGTTGTTGCTGTTGGGCCTCATCACCAGCGTCGCGGCCGCCGGCGTCGTCGGCGTGATGGCGGTAGCGGGCCTGGCGTACCACCGCGGTCGCGGGTTCTTCATCGTCAAGGAAGGCTGGGAGTACGTCCTGACCCTGGCCGTCGTCGCGTCGGCACTGGGAGCACTGGGACCCGGCCGGCTCTCGCTCGACCATGCCATCGGCATCGATACGGCGCTGGACGGCTGGGTCGGGCTGGCCGTCGCCGCCGGCGGTGGCCTCCTCGGCGCGCTGGCACTCCTGGCGGTCTTCTGGCGGCCACCGCGGGTGACCAGCTGA
- a CDS encoding ACT domain-containing protein, translating to MPVLLVRITVPDRPGSLASVTGAIAATGADVVSIDVLGAEEGRAVDDVALRATGADARERIRLALEGLPGVAVESIRVARGLPGHRPDLDALTWVARDPGRALVTYADHLPLMLGADWAVLAEPGPGGTWTLIHRSPGAPAEPDLPLPATPVVAARAARDEGSPRTAALVGLAGGRWLFVAVRDEGPPFRRQELLHLQRVTDLFVLLAEPTQ from the coding sequence GTGCCGGTGTTGCTCGTGCGGATCACCGTTCCCGACCGTCCCGGCAGCCTGGCATCGGTGACCGGCGCGATCGCTGCGACGGGGGCGGACGTGGTCTCCATCGACGTCCTCGGCGCCGAGGAGGGCAGGGCCGTCGACGACGTCGCCCTGCGGGCCACCGGCGCGGACGCGCGCGAGCGGATCCGGCTCGCGCTGGAAGGTCTGCCCGGCGTGGCGGTCGAGTCGATCCGGGTGGCGCGGGGCCTGCCGGGGCACCGACCCGACCTCGACGCGCTGACCTGGGTCGCCCGCGACCCGGGCCGGGCCTTGGTCACCTATGCCGATCACCTGCCGCTGATGCTCGGTGCGGACTGGGCGGTGCTGGCCGAACCGGGCCCCGGGGGGACCTGGACGCTGATCCACCGGTCGCCCGGCGCTCCCGCCGAACCAGATCTGCCGCTGCCGGCGACGCCGGTCGTCGCGGCTCGGGCTGCCCGGGACGAGGGCAGCCCCCGCACCGCCGCCCTGGTCGGGCTCGCCGGCGGCCGCTGGCTGTTCGTCGCGGTCCGCGACGAGGGCCCGCCGTTCCGGCGTCAGGAACTGCTGCACCTGCAGCGGGTGACCGACCTGTTCGTCCTGCTGGCGGAGCCCACGCAGTAG